The following nucleotide sequence is from Barnesiella viscericola DSM 18177.
ACCTCAATCACCGAGACGATATACAAGATGATGATGATACCCCAAATATAGGGATCGCTTCGCCTGGATTTCTCTACCGATTCGACATTCATATTCTCTTATCCTTATTTTATAAAGCCCTTACACAAGCCTTGAACTGGTCGCCCCGGTCTTCGTAGCTCTTGAACAGGTCGAAGCTGGCACAGCAGGGCGACAGCAATACCGTATCGCCCGGCGAGGCGAGGGCATACGACTTGTCGACAGCCTCCTTCATCGAACGGGCCTCGGTGATGTAGGGCACCTTGCCCTCGAAGAAGGCGTGCAACTTGCTGTTGTCGACCCCGAGGAATACTAGGGCCTTCACCTTGTCACGCACCAGCTGCTCGATTTCGGTATAGTCGTTGCCTTTGTCTTTCCCGCCCAAGATGAGGACTACGGGGGTCTTCATGCTCTCCAAGGCATACCAGCACGAGTTGACATTCGTCGCCTTGGAATCGTTGATAAACTGCACGCCCCGCACCGAAGCAACCCGTTCGAGACGATGCTCCACCGACTCGAAGTCGCTCAATGCCTTGCGGATAGCCTCTTTCTTGACATTCAGCAGGCAGGCCGACAGACCGGCCGCCATCGAGTTGTAGAGGTTGTGACGGCCGAGCAGCGACAGTTCGTCGGTCTTCATCGTGAGAGTCTCCTCGGGAGTATCGATGGTCAGCTCGCCGTGGTCGGTATAGGCCTGGGTGCCGGGCTCGTGTGTCTCGGCAAAGGGATAGCGCTGCGATTTGAGGGTGAGTTTCGACAGCTTCTCGTTGATGACGGGGTCGTCGTTCCAGTAGATAAAGGCATCGTCCTCAGTCTGGTTGCGGACAATGCGGAACTTGGCATCGACGTAGTTCTCCATCTTGTAGTCGTAGCGGTCGAGATGGTCGGGCGTGATGTTGAGCAGGACGGCGATATTGGCCTTGAAGTCATACATGTTGTCGAGCTGGAAACTGCTCAACTCAATCACGTAGTAGTCGTAGTCGCAGGTAGCCACCTGCAAGGCCAGACTCTTGCCCACGTTCCCGGCCAACCCCACCTTCAACCCGGCGCTCTTCAAGATGTGGTAGGTGAGCAGGGTCGTGGTGGTCTTGCCGTTGCTGCCGGTGATGCAGATCATGCGGGCATGGGTATAGCGGCCGGCAAACTCGATTTCGGAGATGACGGGGATATTCCGCTTGCGCAACTCCACAATCATGGGGGCGGTCAAGGGTATGCCGGGACTTTTGATTACCTCGTCGGCATTCAGAATCAGTTCGGGCGTGTGATGCCCCTCTTCCCAGGCAATGCCATACCGGTCGAGTTGCTCCTTGTATTTATCCTTAATCGACGACGTGTCCGAAACAAACACGTCGAATCCCTTCACTTGGGCCAGCACGGCGGCTCCGGCACCGCTCTCGCCGGCTCCCAATACTACAATTCTCTTTTTCTTTTCCATATCGAAACAACCTTTCTATCGCATTTTGAGCGTAACTATGGTTATCGCTGCCAGCATGAGGCAGACAATCCAGAACCGAACGACGATTTTGGATTCGGGCACAGCCTGCAACGGTTTTTGTATCAAAGCATTAATACCGGCATTCCCCGGTTTCTGGAAGTGGTGATGCAACGGGGTCATCTTGAAGACCCGTCGCCCCTCGCCATACTTGCGCTTGGTAATCTTGAAGTAGGCCACCTGTATCATCACCGAGAGGTCCTCGACAAAGAAGATGGCACACAAGATGGGTATGAGCAGCTCCTTGTGTATGCACAGCGCAAAGACGGCGATGATACCGCCCAACGTGAGGCTGCCCGTGTCGCCCATGAACACCTGAGCCGGGTAGGCGTTGTACCACAGGAAGCCGATGGTCGCCCCCATGAAGGCACAGGCAAATACCACCAGCTCTTCACTGCCCGGTATGTACATAATATTTAAATAGGAGGCATAGGCGATGTGACCCGACAGATAGGCCAGGATACCCAACGTGAGTCCTATGATGGCCGACGTTCCCGTGGCCAGACCGTCGAGACCGTCGGTGAGGTTGGCCCCGTTGGAGACGGCCGTGACGACAAATATCGTGAGCAGTATGAAGATAATCCAACCGCCGGTCTGGGCATGTTCGCCCAGGAAGGGCACCAGGTCGGCATAGTCGAGGTTATTGTTCTTGAAGAAGGGAATGGTCGTCTGGGTCGACTTGATATTCTCGGACTCGTACTTGACCACCTCGGTCGTCGTGCCGGGAGCCTGTACGGCCACATTCTCGCGGATCACCACCTCGGGACTCAGATAGAGCGTCAGCCCCACGATAAGACCGAGACCCACCTGCCCTACGATCTTGAACCGTCCGTGCAGCCCCTCCTTATCCTTTTTAAATACCTTGATATAGTCGTCGAGGAAACCGATGGCTCCCAGCCACACGGTCGTGACCAGCATCAATATCATGTAGATATTGCCCAACCGGCCCACCAGCAGACAGGGTACCAGTATGGCGATGATGATGATGATACCGCCCATCGTGGGGGTACCCTTCTTGGCCATTTGCCCTTCGAGCCCCAAGTCGCGTACCAGCTCGCCGATTTGCCGTATCTGCAACCGGTTGATGATGCGCCGCCCGATGATGGTGGCAATGAACAGCGACAGGATAAAGGCAGCCATCGACCGGAACGAGATATAGGAGAACAACCGCGCTCCCGGTATATCGAACATCGATTCGAGGTATTGAAACAGATAATACAACATATTGCGTTCTTCTTTTATCGGTTAATATCAAGCCTGCTCTTCGGCAAACAGTTTCTCGACCTCCTCCTTGTCGTCGAAGTGGTGTTTCACCCCTTCGATTTCCTGATAATCCTCGTGCCCCTTGCCGGCAATCAGAATCACGTCGCCCGGCTGGGCAAACTGGGTGGCCATGCGAATCGCTTCGCGGCGGTCGACCTGCAACAGGGCCTTGCGGCGCTGCTCGGCATCGAGCCCGGCCACCATATCGTTGAGTATATCGTTGGGATTTTCAAAGCGGGGATTGTCGGAGGTGAGAATCACCCGGTCGCTCAGGTTCACCGCCTCGCGGGCCATCATGGGGCGCTTGCCCTTGTCGCGGTTACCGCCGGCACCCACCACGGTAATGATGTGGCCTTTGCCTTCGAGCACCCCGTGAATCGTGTTGAGTACATTGTTCAGCGCATCGGGGGTGTGAGCGTAATCGACAATCACGGTATATCCGCGCGAGGAGTGCAGCGTCTGGAACCGACCGGCTACCGGCACCAGCAGGCTCATCTTGCGCAGCACCTCGTCGGGGTCCTGTCCCAACAGGCAGGTGGCGCCATAGACGGCCAGCAGGTTGTAGGCGTTGAAGCGGCCCACGAACCGCACCTCGACCTCCTTGCCGTTGATTTCGAGCGACATGCCGTCCATACGGCTCTCGATGATACGGGCCTTGAAGTCGGCCATCGTGCGCAACGAATAGGTGTGCTTTTCGGCGCGGGTATTCTGCAACATCACCATACCGGCCTTATCGTCGATGTTGGTCAAGGCAAAGGCCCCCTTGGGCAGGCCGTCGAAGAACGACTTCTTGGCTTTCAGATAGGCCTCGACCGTCTTGTGGTAGTCGATGTGGTCGCGGGTGAGGTTGGTGAAGATAGCCCCGTTGAAGTCGAGCCCGGCAATGCGGTGCTGGGCTGCCGAGTGCGAACTCACCTCCATGAAGGCATAGTCGCACCCTGCATCGACCATCTCGCGCAACAGGCGGTGCAGATGCAGCGGGTCGGGGGTCGTGTGGGTAGCAGGCACCCTCACCGTGTCGATGTAGTTGCACACGGTCGAGAGGAGCCCCGCCTTGTATCCGAAGGAGCGGAACATTTCATACAGCAGCGTGGCCGTGGTGGTCTTGCCGTTGGTCCCGGTCACCCCCACCAGCGTCAACTCGCGCGAGGGGTTTCCATACCAGGCCGAGGCCAGCAGCCCGAAGGCAATCGAACTGTCGGCTACCTTCACATACATCACCCCGTCGGCCAACTCGGACGGGAACTCTTCGCACACCACCACCCGGGCACCCTGGGCAATAGCCTGGGGTATAAAGGTGTGGCCGTCGACCGAGACTCCGCGAACGGCGACAAACAGATAGTCGGCCTTCACCTGACGGGAGTCCGACTCCACGCCCGACACTTCGTTCACGACAGCGCCCTTACGCTCTGTCACTACAATTTCCGATAATAACTCTTCTACTTTCTTCATATCATCGTATTCATTTCAATTTCAAAATCACCGTCGTGCCGGGTTGCAGCGCCGCTCCCCGAGGTATCGACTGTTCATAGACCCGACCGCGTCCCTGAATGCTCACATTCAGTCCGGCCTGTTCCAGCAGGTAAAGGGCATCGCGAGCCCCCATGCCGCTCACGTCGGGCATGCTGTCGCAATAGGTCTCAATGTTGTAGCAATCGCTCACATCGCCCCGTACACCCAGGCGTTGGAGCACCTGCCGCGTCTCGGCAATATCGCCCTTCATAATCGACGGAGCAAAGGTCTGCGTCGAGTCCGAAGGCATCGCCATGGGCACATCGAGACGGCCCATCGAGTAGAGCGTCTCGGCAATCTTCTTCAACACCCCGCCACAAT
It contains:
- the murD gene encoding UDP-N-acetylmuramoyl-L-alanine--D-glutamate ligase, giving the protein MEKKKRIVVLGAGESGAGAAVLAQVKGFDVFVSDTSSIKDKYKEQLDRYGIAWEEGHHTPELILNADEVIKSPGIPLTAPMIVELRKRNIPVISEIEFAGRYTHARMICITGSNGKTTTTLLTYHILKSAGLKVGLAGNVGKSLALQVATCDYDYYVIELSSFQLDNMYDFKANIAVLLNITPDHLDRYDYKMENYVDAKFRIVRNQTEDDAFIYWNDDPVINEKLSKLTLKSQRYPFAETHEPGTQAYTDHGELTIDTPEETLTMKTDELSLLGRHNLYNSMAAGLSACLLNVKKEAIRKALSDFESVEHRLERVASVRGVQFINDSKATNVNSCWYALESMKTPVVLILGGKDKGNDYTEIEQLVRDKVKALVFLGVDNSKLHAFFEGKVPYITEARSMKEAVDKSYALASPGDTVLLSPCCASFDLFKSYEDRGDQFKACVRAL
- a CDS encoding UDP-N-acetylmuramoyl-L-alanyl-D-glutamate--2,6-diaminopimelate ligase, whose protein sequence is MKKVEELLSEIVVTERKGAVVNEVSGVESDSRQVKADYLFVAVRGVSVDGHTFIPQAIAQGARVVVCEEFPSELADGVMYVKVADSSIAFGLLASAWYGNPSRELTLVGVTGTNGKTTTATLLYEMFRSFGYKAGLLSTVCNYIDTVRVPATHTTPDPLHLHRLLREMVDAGCDYAFMEVSSHSAAQHRIAGLDFNGAIFTNLTRDHIDYHKTVEAYLKAKKSFFDGLPKGAFALTNIDDKAGMVMLQNTRAEKHTYSLRTMADFKARIIESRMDGMSLEINGKEVEVRFVGRFNAYNLLAVYGATCLLGQDPDEVLRKMSLLVPVAGRFQTLHSSRGYTVIVDYAHTPDALNNVLNTIHGVLEGKGHIITVVGAGGNRDKGKRPMMAREAVNLSDRVILTSDNPRFENPNDILNDMVAGLDAEQRRKALLQVDRREAIRMATQFAQPGDVILIAGKGHEDYQEIEGVKHHFDDKEEVEKLFAEEQA
- the mraY gene encoding phospho-N-acetylmuramoyl-pentapeptide-transferase, which gives rise to MLYYLFQYLESMFDIPGARLFSYISFRSMAAFILSLFIATIIGRRIINRLQIRQIGELVRDLGLEGQMAKKGTPTMGGIIIIIAILVPCLLVGRLGNIYMILMLVTTVWLGAIGFLDDYIKVFKKDKEGLHGRFKIVGQVGLGLIVGLTLYLSPEVVIRENVAVQAPGTTTEVVKYESENIKSTQTTIPFFKNNNLDYADLVPFLGEHAQTGGWIIFILLTIFVVTAVSNGANLTDGLDGLATGTSAIIGLTLGILAYLSGHIAYASYLNIMYIPGSEELVVFACAFMGATIGFLWYNAYPAQVFMGDTGSLTLGGIIAVFALCIHKELLIPILCAIFFVEDLSVMIQVAYFKITKRKYGEGRRVFKMTPLHHHFQKPGNAGINALIQKPLQAVPESKIVVRFWIVCLMLAAITIVTLKMR